One part of the Rhodococcus oxybenzonivorans genome encodes these proteins:
- a CDS encoding MFS transporter: MTRTASTQAPARATLILATLILVAAVANLNLSVANVALPDIGRAFDASQTQLNLVAVAYSLGLAASVLYLGALGDRYGRKQMLVLGMALSLPASAIAGFAGSVEILFLARVLGGISAGLAFPTTLAIITALWSGPPRTKAIALWSALGGAISSLGPIVSGALLEHFHWGSVFFVTLPLAGLALVCAAVWVPAHVNETTDPVDNLGGVISVVFIAALILAINFAPVDGAGATAIGLGVIALAAGAAFFLQQRRAAHPLFDLHVAARPTFWVAAVGGVIVFGALMGAMFIGQQFLQNVLGYSTLAAGSAIIPAAVAMVIVAPRSAKLVESRGARFTLLLGYLFVVLGLLVALLLWNENAHYLEVGVAYAFVGIGVGFAGTPASRSLTGSVPVSRAGMASGTSDLQRDLGGAIMQSILGAVLTAGYAKSLSSAIAASPDASQVTPETQAALTKSYSSAEVLAERYPQYADQIIAAARNAFLDGDTKAYLAAILVVGAGAVVVFFFYPHREEEKRLMAEYAEQRGT; this comes from the coding sequence GTGACCAGAACCGCATCGACACAGGCGCCGGCCCGGGCAACGCTTATCCTGGCGACACTGATACTCGTTGCCGCCGTAGCGAACTTGAATCTCTCGGTGGCCAATGTCGCGTTGCCCGACATCGGTCGCGCCTTCGATGCGAGTCAGACCCAGCTGAACCTGGTCGCGGTGGCGTACTCCTTGGGTCTGGCGGCCTCGGTGCTCTATCTCGGTGCGCTCGGCGACCGGTACGGGCGCAAGCAGATGCTGGTGCTGGGAATGGCGCTGTCATTGCCGGCGTCGGCGATTGCCGGGTTCGCGGGCAGTGTCGAAATACTGTTTCTCGCACGCGTTCTCGGAGGGATCTCCGCGGGTCTCGCCTTCCCCACCACGCTGGCCATCATCACCGCCCTGTGGTCGGGTCCACCGCGCACCAAGGCCATTGCACTGTGGTCGGCTCTCGGCGGGGCGATCTCGTCGCTCGGCCCGATCGTGTCGGGTGCGCTCCTCGAGCACTTTCACTGGGGCTCGGTGTTTTTCGTGACGCTTCCCCTCGCCGGCCTCGCTCTCGTCTGCGCCGCCGTCTGGGTGCCCGCCCACGTCAACGAGACCACCGACCCGGTCGACAACCTCGGCGGTGTCATTTCAGTGGTCTTCATCGCAGCGCTCATCCTCGCGATCAACTTCGCGCCGGTCGACGGCGCCGGGGCGACGGCCATCGGGCTGGGCGTGATCGCCTTGGCGGCCGGTGCGGCGTTCTTCCTGCAGCAGCGTCGCGCGGCGCACCCGTTGTTCGACCTCCACGTGGCGGCGAGGCCCACATTCTGGGTCGCCGCCGTGGGCGGGGTGATCGTGTTCGGTGCGCTGATGGGGGCCATGTTCATCGGACAGCAGTTTCTGCAGAATGTCCTCGGGTACTCCACGCTGGCTGCGGGATCTGCGATCATTCCGGCCGCTGTCGCGATGGTGATCGTCGCGCCCCGTTCGGCGAAACTCGTCGAATCGCGTGGTGCGCGCTTCACCCTCCTGCTCGGATACCTGTTCGTGGTCCTCGGGTTACTTGTCGCGTTGTTGTTGTGGAACGAGAACGCCCATTACCTCGAGGTGGGGGTGGCGTACGCGTTCGTCGGAATCGGTGTCGGGTTCGCGGGCACGCCGGCGTCGCGTTCGCTCACCGGATCGGTGCCGGTGTCGCGGGCGGGGATGGCGTCCGGCACCTCCGACCTTCAGCGTGACCTCGGCGGTGCGATCATGCAGTCGATTCTCGGCGCGGTACTCACCGCCGGGTACGCCAAGTCGCTGTCGTCGGCGATCGCGGCGTCACCTGATGCGAGTCAGGTGACGCCCGAAACGCAAGCGGCGCTGACGAAGTCGTATTCCAGTGCAGAAGTGCTGGCCGAACGGTATCCGCAATACGCGGACCAGATCATCGCTGCCGCCCGCAACGCCTTTCTCGACGGGGACACCAAGGCGTACCTCGCCGCAATCCTGGTGGTGGGCGCGGGCGCTGTGGTGGTGTTCTTCTTCTATCCGCACCGGGAGGAGGAGAAGCGATTGATGGCGGAGTACGCGGAACAGCGCGGCACGTAG
- a CDS encoding SHOCT domain-containing protein, with amino-acid sequence MVFRGPRRVGRPGLLGVVARTAVITGTAQATSNAMNRRAANKDAEQQARADQAAQQAYAEQQAAQAPPPAPTSAGGDDLVSRIQELARLKDAGVLTDEEFAAAKAKLLGS; translated from the coding sequence ATGGTGTTTCGAGGTCCACGTCGTGTGGGACGGCCCGGCCTGCTCGGTGTGGTGGCCAGGACCGCGGTGATCACCGGCACTGCACAGGCGACGTCCAACGCGATGAACCGCCGCGCAGCCAACAAGGATGCGGAGCAACAGGCTCGCGCCGACCAGGCTGCCCAGCAGGCGTACGCCGAACAGCAGGCGGCGCAGGCACCGCCACCGGCCCCCACCTCCGCGGGCGGCGACGACCTCGTGTCGCGTATTCAGGAACTCGCGCGCTTGAAGGATGCCGGCGTTCTCACCGACGAAGAGTTCGCCGCAGCGAAGGCGAAGCTTCTGGGCTCGTGA
- a CDS encoding LysR family transcriptional regulator — protein sequence MELRQLEYFVAVAEEANFTRAALRVHISQPGISAQIRQLEHDLGTTLIDRSTRTATLTAAGEAALVHAREALAAAAAVRNAVDAVNQLVRGRLVVGMVTACTVTGLFDALATFHDAHPGVEITLLEESSDQLVDRVRGGDIDLALVGTATAPPDGLEAFPIIRERLVAAVPPNHPLAGRTGVALTELCDHAIVCMPAGTGIRTVFDQACAASDIRPDIALQASAPDTVADLALRGLGVAILSESMAAAFDGLTALVLDDVEIPAVLALVWKSAASPAVRELVRHTRRAFAEAEAPQIPAPR from the coding sequence ATGGAACTGCGTCAGCTCGAGTACTTCGTCGCCGTGGCAGAAGAGGCCAATTTCACGCGGGCCGCGTTGCGTGTGCATATCAGTCAGCCGGGTATCAGCGCGCAGATTCGCCAACTCGAGCACGACCTCGGGACCACGCTCATCGACCGCTCGACTCGGACGGCCACGTTGACGGCGGCGGGAGAGGCCGCGCTCGTTCATGCCAGAGAGGCGCTGGCCGCCGCCGCTGCGGTGCGCAACGCCGTCGACGCCGTGAACCAGCTGGTTCGTGGACGCCTGGTGGTCGGCATGGTCACCGCGTGTACCGTCACCGGTCTGTTCGATGCGTTGGCGACGTTCCACGACGCGCACCCCGGCGTCGAGATCACCCTTCTCGAAGAGAGCTCGGATCAGCTGGTCGATCGAGTCCGTGGCGGCGACATAGACCTGGCACTCGTCGGCACGGCCACCGCACCGCCCGACGGGCTCGAGGCCTTTCCGATCATTCGCGAACGGTTGGTGGCGGCCGTGCCGCCGAATCACCCACTCGCGGGTCGAACCGGCGTGGCACTGACCGAACTCTGCGACCATGCGATCGTATGTATGCCCGCCGGAACAGGAATCCGGACCGTCTTCGACCAGGCGTGTGCCGCGTCGGATATCCGGCCCGATATCGCGTTGCAGGCCAGCGCCCCGGACACGGTCGCGGATCTTGCGCTCCGCGGACTCGGGGTCGCGATCCTCAGCGAATCGATGGCCGCCGCCTTCGATGGGCTGACGGCGCTCGTCCTCGACGACGTCGAGATCCCGGCGGTGCTGGCACTGGTGTGGAAAAGCGCTGCGAGTCCTGCAGTTCGCGAACTGGTCAGGCACACCCGACGTGCGTTCGCTGAGGCAGAAGCGCCGCAGATTCCCGCGCCGCGGTAG
- a CDS encoding alpha/beta hydrolase, translated as MRRLAFAAVGVAVSLTLSGPAFTATADPTPSPAAPRASSAASVDKIVKITPTRSAIFVNSPAMNRVIQVQVLHPAGSGARPSLYLLDGVSAGAESDFRESTWTQKTDVVQFFADKKVNVVLPVGGTASYYTDWHLPDPTLGVNKWETFLADELPPIIDAQFSGNGTNAVAGVSMGAMGAANLVTRHPHLFRGLAAYSGCLDNTQPSSRDSVRGTVAFKGGNPANMWGPDFDPAWAAHDPTVNAEALRGKQIYISTGNGLPGPYEMATGGDLASTIAVGGPLEAAANLCTQTFQQRLNALAIPATFVYRNSGTHSWPYWQDELRTSWPVLRGALGI; from the coding sequence ATGCGTCGCCTAGCATTCGCTGCTGTCGGAGTGGCAGTGTCACTGACCCTGTCTGGGCCGGCGTTCACTGCTACGGCCGATCCGACGCCTTCTCCGGCGGCCCCCCGGGCGAGCAGTGCTGCCAGTGTCGACAAAATTGTGAAGATCACCCCTACCCGCAGTGCGATCTTCGTGAACTCGCCCGCCATGAACCGGGTGATTCAGGTGCAGGTGCTTCATCCGGCCGGTAGCGGTGCGCGCCCGTCGCTGTATCTGCTCGACGGGGTGAGCGCAGGCGCCGAGTCCGACTTCCGGGAAAGTACCTGGACGCAGAAGACGGACGTGGTCCAGTTCTTCGCCGACAAGAAGGTGAACGTGGTCCTGCCCGTGGGCGGCACCGCGAGCTACTACACCGACTGGCATCTGCCGGACCCCACCCTCGGGGTCAACAAGTGGGAAACCTTCCTCGCTGACGAACTGCCACCGATCATCGATGCCCAGTTCAGCGGAAACGGAACCAACGCAGTTGCCGGCGTGTCCATGGGTGCCATGGGTGCGGCCAACCTCGTGACCCGCCACCCGCACCTCTTCCGTGGCCTCGCCGCCTACAGCGGTTGCCTCGACAACACTCAGCCCAGTTCACGTGATTCGGTCCGCGGCACGGTCGCTTTCAAGGGCGGAAATCCGGCCAACATGTGGGGACCGGACTTCGACCCGGCCTGGGCGGCCCACGACCCGACGGTCAATGCCGAAGCCCTGCGCGGCAAGCAGATCTACATCTCGACGGGTAACGGCCTTCCCGGACCGTACGAGATGGCGACAGGGGGAGACCTGGCCTCGACCATCGCGGTCGGCGGGCCCCTCGAAGCGGCGGCGAACCTCTGCACGCAGACGTTCCAGCAGCGGCTGAACGCGCTCGCCATTCCCGCCACCTTCGTCTACCGCAACTCGGGCACGCATTCGTGGCCGTACTGGCAGGACGAGCTCCGCACGTCGTGGCCGGTGCTCAGGGGCGCGCTCGGCATCTGA
- a CDS encoding serine hydrolase domain-containing protein, translating into MTARVVTKANRKRGLVAAAAVLLVATAACSDDSSTGSTTSVTQTTQAGTSAAGDGTQIDSVVAQRLDEAIENTMARASIPGVMVGVWGADGNYVKAFGVADKSSGAPMETDFYSRIGSVTKTFTVTGVLQLVDEGKVGLDDPIGKYIDGVPLGDQITIRQLARMQSGLANYSASEDFQKALIADPKANFTPQQLLDYAYAQPATFPPGQGFEYSNTNTTLLGLVVEKVSGMSLADYVTQKIIDPLEMADTSFPNSNAIPEPHPQGYTEQTADGKETTATDWNPSWGWAAGAMISTLEDLHIWAPALATGTLLQPATQEQRLQTVTAPGLSTDVGYGLGIFDIAGWIGHNGSIPGYQTVSVYLPEKEMTLAIMINTDVPYEGSEPSTALATAITEIISPDHVYRLRADVQDPSATSTPSTTPGTPQPSTSAPAPTS; encoded by the coding sequence ATGACAGCTCGGGTCGTGACCAAGGCGAATCGTAAGCGAGGGCTGGTCGCGGCCGCGGCCGTGCTGCTGGTCGCCACGGCAGCGTGCTCGGACGACTCCTCCACCGGATCGACCACGTCGGTGACGCAGACGACGCAGGCGGGCACGTCGGCGGCCGGGGATGGCACGCAGATCGATTCCGTTGTCGCGCAGCGTCTCGACGAGGCCATCGAGAATACGATGGCGAGGGCCTCGATACCCGGGGTGATGGTCGGAGTATGGGGCGCCGACGGCAACTACGTGAAAGCGTTCGGTGTTGCCGACAAGTCATCGGGAGCCCCGATGGAAACCGACTTCTACAGCAGGATTGGCAGTGTGACAAAGACTTTCACTGTCACCGGCGTACTGCAGTTGGTCGACGAGGGAAAGGTCGGCCTCGACGACCCCATCGGGAAGTACATCGACGGTGTTCCCCTGGGGGATCAAATCACGATCCGCCAGCTGGCGCGGATGCAGAGCGGATTGGCGAATTACTCGGCCAGCGAGGACTTCCAGAAGGCCCTGATCGCCGACCCGAAAGCGAACTTCACGCCCCAGCAGCTGCTCGACTACGCATACGCACAGCCCGCGACCTTCCCGCCGGGGCAGGGATTCGAGTACTCCAACACCAACACGACGCTGCTGGGACTGGTCGTCGAAAAGGTCAGTGGAATGTCGCTTGCCGACTATGTGACGCAGAAGATCATCGACCCGCTCGAGATGGCCGACACGAGCTTCCCGAACTCGAACGCCATCCCCGAACCGCATCCGCAGGGCTACACCGAGCAAACGGCGGACGGCAAGGAAACAACGGCCACCGACTGGAACCCGTCCTGGGGGTGGGCCGCGGGTGCCATGATCTCCACCCTCGAGGACCTGCACATCTGGGCCCCCGCGTTGGCCACGGGAACGCTGCTGCAACCGGCGACCCAGGAGCAGCGACTGCAGACGGTGACCGCGCCGGGTCTGTCGACCGATGTCGGGTACGGCCTGGGCATCTTCGACATCGCCGGCTGGATCGGGCACAACGGCAGCATCCCCGGCTATCAGACGGTCAGCGTGTATCTGCCGGAGAAGGAAATGACGCTCGCGATCATGATCAACACCGACGTCCCCTACGAGGGCAGCGAGCCGAGTACAGCGCTGGCTACTGCCATTACGGAGATCATCTCACCCGATCACGTCTACCGGTTGCGCGCCGACGTGCAGGATCCCAGTGCCACGTCTACGCCCTCGACTACGCCGGGGACGCCGCAGCCGTCGACGTCCGCCCCGGCTCCCACCAGCTGA
- a CDS encoding YybH family protein → MKPEDLTRLFVERSNAGDAVGVAALYEENAVMAYPPGSRTVGREAIRQLWESVLAHAPHFEPETPLPTLISEDIALTATLPKDGSGARAQVVRRQPDGSWLRLLDQPEFVPPTA, encoded by the coding sequence ATGAAACCCGAGGACCTGACCCGCCTGTTCGTCGAGCGGAGCAACGCCGGCGACGCAGTCGGAGTCGCGGCACTGTACGAAGAGAACGCCGTTATGGCCTATCCGCCCGGAAGTCGGACCGTCGGCCGCGAGGCGATCCGGCAGTTGTGGGAATCCGTCCTCGCCCATGCGCCGCACTTCGAGCCGGAAACTCCCCTACCCACCCTGATCAGCGAGGACATCGCTCTCACCGCCACCCTGCCCAAGGACGGTTCGGGGGCGCGCGCCCAAGTGGTGCGTCGCCAGCCCGACGGGTCGTGGCTTCGCCTGCTCGACCAGCCGGAGTTCGTGCCGCCGACCGCCTGA
- a CDS encoding DUF6325 family protein, with protein sequence MTNTAADVGPVAFLFLTFPGDRADPAVIESFRELVERGTVTILDLVFLAKSEDGTLRQVEVDEELDNVGLAALSIEAKELISDEDLDVVRESLEPGTSAVALVYEQTWARKLAAASREAGGEVALHLHIPRDVVEAAIAAAT encoded by the coding sequence ATGACGAATACAGCTGCTGACGTCGGACCGGTCGCGTTCCTGTTCCTGACATTCCCTGGGGATCGAGCCGACCCCGCGGTGATCGAGTCGTTCCGAGAGCTCGTCGAGCGGGGCACCGTCACCATCCTCGACCTCGTCTTCCTCGCCAAGTCGGAGGACGGGACGCTGCGACAGGTGGAGGTTGACGAAGAGCTCGACAATGTCGGTCTCGCCGCATTGTCCATCGAAGCCAAGGAGCTCATCAGCGACGAAGACCTCGATGTGGTCCGCGAATCACTCGAACCGGGCACGTCGGCGGTTGCCTTGGTGTACGAGCAGACGTGGGCGCGCAAGCTGGCCGCCGCTTCCCGTGAAGCCGGCGGCGAGGTGGCACTCCATCTGCACATTCCCCGCGACGTGGTCGAGGCCGCGATCGCCGCGGCGACCTGA
- the hisC gene encoding histidinol-phosphate transaminase, giving the protein MTPRTRADLDTIPAYVPGKNFPGAIKLASNETTLGPLPSVRDAIAAAAGNANRYPDNGHVALIEALAGHLGVPTDNIAAGNGSVSLCQELVQVTCQDGDEVIFAWRSFEAYPVVTQVAGAVPVTVPLTADLGHDLDAMAAAVTDRTRLIFVCNPNNPTGNALTKAELERFLDAVPDRVVVALDEAYFEYNRSDADGIELFRGRPNVVVLRTFSKAYGLAGLRVGYAVADRTIVTALGKVHIAFAVNTVAQAAAIASLAAADELLARTDSVVAERNRVRDALLDAGYDVPESAANFVYLPLGTESRPFGAASAEAGVLLRPYGDDGVRITIGDPNENDAFLAFATSAEARSIAKVGVRA; this is encoded by the coding sequence GTGACTCCGCGAACAAGGGCAGACCTCGACACGATCCCGGCCTACGTACCCGGTAAGAACTTTCCGGGTGCGATCAAGCTGGCGAGCAACGAGACCACTCTCGGTCCGCTGCCGAGTGTCCGGGACGCCATCGCGGCAGCAGCGGGCAACGCCAACAGGTATCCGGACAACGGTCACGTGGCCTTGATCGAGGCGCTGGCAGGCCACCTCGGCGTCCCCACCGACAACATCGCCGCAGGCAATGGTTCGGTCAGCCTGTGCCAGGAACTCGTTCAAGTCACCTGCCAGGATGGTGACGAGGTGATCTTCGCGTGGCGCTCCTTCGAGGCGTACCCCGTGGTGACCCAGGTAGCCGGCGCCGTTCCCGTGACGGTTCCGCTGACCGCCGACCTCGGCCACGACCTCGACGCCATGGCGGCCGCCGTCACCGACCGCACGCGCCTGATCTTCGTCTGCAATCCGAACAACCCGACGGGTAATGCCCTGACGAAGGCCGAACTCGAACGGTTCCTCGACGCCGTACCCGATCGTGTCGTCGTGGCACTCGACGAGGCCTACTTCGAGTACAACAGATCCGACGCAGACGGCATCGAGCTGTTTCGTGGGCGCCCCAACGTCGTCGTGCTGCGCACATTCTCGAAGGCCTACGGGCTGGCGGGTCTCCGCGTGGGTTACGCCGTGGCCGATCGGACGATCGTCACCGCGCTCGGCAAGGTTCACATCGCTTTCGCCGTCAACACCGTCGCGCAGGCCGCCGCCATCGCATCGTTGGCCGCCGCCGACGAATTGCTCGCCCGCACCGACAGCGTCGTCGCCGAACGGAACCGCGTCCGTGACGCCCTCCTCGACGCCGGATATGACGTACCGGAATCTGCGGCAAACTTCGTCTATCTCCCGCTGGGAACAGAATCCCGACCGTTCGGCGCGGCCAGCGCAGAAGCGGGTGTTCTGCTTCGGCCCTACGGCGACGACGGGGTGCGGATCACCATCGGCGACCCCAACGAGAACGACGCATTCCTTGCCTTCGCGACGAGCGCGGAGGCTCGCTCGATCGCCAAGGTCGGTGTTCGCGCGTAA
- a CDS encoding bifunctional metallophosphatase/5'-nucleotidase, translated as MRHRVAVRSAVVAAAVSLTLATSVTVGLPDVQAQEPPVSLRFLAFNDLHGSLMPPLGVRSEVKQADESRVSAGGAAYLAAYVDQLRGQSPHSLLYSVGDNWGSSALESAAFHDEPTVQLLNRMGVDASAIGNHELDEGYAEFLRLQRGGCHPMDGCRFDDTFEGANFPLLAANLQFEDGAPATLPFAVNYVEGIPIGVIATMPADTAHMVTSGGADGLRFTDELAAVNRTADLLDFFGVRAVALLMHRETEVDQDNRPDECDVESRRTHDVALRASPKVDVIFTADGHQQYNCTFPDPAGNPRVLMQGASHGRIVSVVDVAIDRATRDLLRDRTSSFNQVVTHDIPPDPDTRLLVDRAGERAGEVSRTWVASLQHDLTRETTASGESPLGNAVADAQLAAGTAFGAQVALTNPGGLRADLVGDAVTYGQVYAVQPFGNSLEVLTLPGATLRSVLEQQFQPRGDGSVTERILSPSSSLTYTMDRSATVGDRISDIRVNGEPVSPEGVYRVAVNRFLADGGDGFDAFRTHTEAVHAGCDLDAFITYLGAGSPVSPPRTDRIAVVGRP; from the coding sequence ATGCGCCATCGCGTCGCGGTCCGGAGTGCTGTCGTGGCCGCCGCGGTGTCGTTGACACTCGCCACCTCCGTGACCGTCGGCCTTCCCGACGTGCAGGCGCAGGAGCCGCCGGTGTCGTTGCGGTTCCTCGCCTTCAACGACCTGCACGGCAGTCTCATGCCTCCCCTCGGCGTTCGTAGTGAGGTGAAGCAGGCGGACGAATCACGGGTGTCCGCGGGCGGCGCCGCGTATCTCGCGGCCTACGTCGATCAACTCCGTGGTCAATCCCCGCACTCGTTGCTGTACTCGGTGGGCGACAACTGGGGATCGTCAGCTCTCGAATCAGCTGCTTTTCACGACGAGCCGACGGTGCAGCTACTCAACCGGATGGGCGTCGACGCCTCCGCCATCGGCAATCACGAGCTCGACGAGGGGTACGCCGAGTTCCTGCGACTCCAGCGCGGCGGCTGTCACCCCATGGACGGTTGCCGTTTCGACGACACGTTCGAGGGCGCCAATTTCCCGTTGTTGGCTGCGAACCTGCAGTTCGAGGACGGCGCACCCGCGACGTTGCCTTTCGCGGTGAACTACGTCGAGGGCATCCCGATAGGGGTGATCGCGACGATGCCCGCCGATACCGCACACATGGTGACGTCGGGTGGTGCGGACGGGCTGCGGTTCACGGACGAGCTCGCTGCCGTGAACCGGACGGCAGACCTACTCGACTTCTTCGGGGTGCGGGCCGTCGCCCTCCTCATGCACCGAGAGACCGAAGTCGACCAGGACAATCGGCCGGACGAGTGCGACGTGGAATCCCGCCGCACCCACGACGTGGCCTTGCGCGCCTCCCCGAAGGTGGACGTCATCTTCACGGCCGACGGGCACCAGCAGTACAACTGCACCTTTCCCGACCCGGCCGGAAACCCGCGGGTGCTGATGCAGGGCGCCTCGCACGGCCGTATCGTCTCGGTGGTCGACGTGGCGATCGACCGCGCCACCCGCGACCTCCTGCGGGATCGCACGTCCTCGTTCAATCAGGTGGTCACGCACGACATACCTCCCGACCCCGACACTCGGTTGCTTGTCGACCGAGCGGGCGAACGGGCGGGCGAGGTCAGCCGAACGTGGGTGGCGTCGCTGCAGCACGACCTCACCCGGGAGACGACCGCCAGCGGCGAGTCTCCGCTGGGCAACGCTGTCGCCGATGCCCAGCTGGCCGCCGGAACAGCGTTCGGCGCTCAGGTTGCACTCACCAATCCCGGCGGTCTCCGCGCAGACCTGGTCGGAGACGCCGTCACCTATGGTCAGGTGTATGCCGTCCAGCCCTTCGGTAACTCGCTCGAGGTTCTGACGCTTCCGGGCGCCACCCTCCGCAGCGTGCTCGAGCAACAATTCCAGCCCCGCGGGGATGGCAGCGTCACCGAGCGAATCCTGTCGCCGTCGAGTTCGCTGACGTACACGATGGATCGGTCGGCGACTGTCGGCGACCGCATCTCGGATATCCGCGTGAACGGAGAACCGGTGTCGCCGGAGGGTGTCTACCGTGTCGCGGTCAACAGGTTCCTCGCCGACGGCGGGGACGGGTTCGATGCCTTCCGCACCCACACGGAGGCTGTCCACGCGGGTTGCGATCTCGACGCCTTCATCACCTACCTCGGCGCGGGCTCGCCCGTGTCACCTCCGAGAACCGATCGGATTGCAGTGGTCGGCCGGCCCTGA
- a CDS encoding dienelactone hydrolase family protein: protein MSGIFRDTAVLQTVGGAPADPQARVPLTVAEPDGPARGAIVVLHESRVFSEPLLDLMRSLAEEGWVAAAPHLFHGRPAHSATEVFGESLFADFDATVHWLTSRGVLSDCVGVLGFDDAGTAALLVATNRPIGAAVSVSARGIVEPLSDDAPALIDAAPLLQAPWLGLYGEDDPSTPPEHVEQLRDATGKASVAALVVSYAGLAHRADEPPQVPDGQDDAPGVENIVDAQRRIFDWFDSNLR, encoded by the coding sequence ATGTCGGGAATCTTCAGGGACACCGCGGTCCTGCAGACGGTCGGCGGCGCACCGGCCGATCCGCAGGCGCGGGTTCCGCTCACCGTGGCAGAGCCGGACGGCCCCGCACGTGGCGCGATTGTGGTGCTGCACGAGTCGCGTGTGTTCAGCGAGCCGCTCCTCGACTTGATGCGCTCACTGGCCGAGGAAGGGTGGGTGGCGGCGGCCCCGCACCTCTTCCACGGTCGTCCCGCGCACAGCGCAACCGAGGTCTTCGGCGAGTCGCTGTTCGCCGACTTCGACGCCACCGTGCACTGGCTGACGAGCCGCGGAGTCCTCTCCGATTGTGTCGGGGTTCTCGGTTTCGACGACGCCGGTACTGCCGCGCTGCTCGTCGCCACCAACCGGCCGATCGGAGCCGCTGTCAGTGTCTCCGCCCGCGGCATCGTCGAGCCGTTGTCGGACGATGCCCCCGCCCTGATCGACGCGGCGCCGTTGCTGCAGGCTCCGTGGCTCGGTTTGTACGGCGAGGACGATCCGTCCACCCCGCCGGAGCACGTCGAGCAGCTGCGGGACGCGACGGGAAAGGCATCGGTTGCGGCCCTCGTCGTCAGCTACGCCGGACTGGCGCACCGGGCGGACGAACCACCCCAGGTGCCCGACGGGCAGGACGACGCCCCCGGCGTCGAGAACATCGTCGACGCTCAACGCAGAATCTTCGACTGGTTCGACAGCAACCTGAGATAG
- a CDS encoding YbaB/EbfC family nucleoid-associated protein — protein sequence MVDQAARHELRARNEELRHQIDSMLDAVRRQADSLAQAKSEVERTKGSGTSGNGVVRVCVDAGGNVTAVELSPDAFRRTSPEALASSMAEAARLALADVRERTAQVLAPVFDARADLPTLSELMPDAPRPGDPPPSADEPGWNASILRGADR from the coding sequence ATGGTCGACCAGGCCGCACGCCACGAACTGCGTGCCCGCAACGAAGAATTGCGTCACCAGATCGATTCGATGCTGGACGCCGTGCGACGGCAGGCCGACAGCCTGGCCCAGGCCAAGTCCGAGGTCGAGCGCACGAAGGGCTCGGGTACCTCGGGCAACGGAGTGGTCCGGGTCTGCGTCGATGCCGGCGGAAACGTGACGGCGGTCGAACTGTCGCCGGACGCGTTCAGGCGCACCAGCCCCGAGGCGCTGGCGTCCTCGATGGCAGAAGCGGCACGTCTGGCCTTGGCGGATGTACGCGAGCGAACTGCCCAGGTCCTGGCACCCGTATTCGACGCCCGCGCCGACCTGCCTACCCTCTCCGAACTGATGCCGGATGCTCCGCGCCCGGGTGACCCGCCGCCTTCCGCCG